Proteins from a genomic interval of Diospyros lotus cultivar Yz01 chromosome 6, ASM1463336v1, whole genome shotgun sequence:
- the LOC127804256 gene encoding cyclin-D5-1-like isoform X2: MDASATSFSLSSLLCQETESSLNDSQEDCRCSDLNPCSVSESEEEYVQNLIQKESSFESDQCVPELVCRVLGESWLKCARSASVKWILNTSALFGFHFGTAYLSLIYFDRFLSKRSIDNGKMWAIRLLSVACVSLAAKMEECEVPSLSQYHMDDYNFESCVIERMELLVLNTLEWKMASITPFAYLHCFVAKFCLQNREFRPKELISGATELILDILKEIDVKDVQPSVIAAAAVLAASHDELTMKTMEVKLSFISSIRKESVHSCFDLMKEIKKGKPKTPESVGLSVECHLPTLWCPFPSAQESSFFSQ; encoded by the exons ATGGATGCCTCTGCCACTTCATTTTCACTCTCCAGCCTCCTCTGCCAAGAAACCGAGTCTTCTCTGAATGATTCGCAAGAAGATTGTCGCTGTTCTGACTTGAATCCGTGTTCCGTCTCTGAATCCGAGGAAGAGTACGTGCAGAACCTGATCCAGAAGGAGAGCAGTTTCGAATCCGATCAATGCGTGCCTGAACTCGTTTGTCGGGTCCTGGGAGAAAGCTGGCTCAAATGCGCCCGCTCGGCCTCCGTCAAATGGATTCTTAAT ACAAGCGCGTTATTCGGCTTTCACTTCGGCACAGCTTATCTTTCGTTGATATACTTCGATCGCTTCCTCTCGAAGCGATCCATTGAT AATGGGAAAATGTGGGCTATTCGATTGTTATCAGTGGCGTGTGTATCACTGGCCGCGAAAATGGAGGAATGCGAAGTGCCATCATTGTCGCAGTATCATATGGATGATTACAATTTCGAAAGCTGTGTGATTGAGAGAATGGAGTTGCTCGTCTTGAACACCTTGGAATGGAAAATGGCGTCCATCACTCCTTTTGCTTATCTCCATTGTTTTGTCGCCAAGTTCTGTCTCCAGAACAGAGAGTTTAGGCCAAAAGAATTAATCTCTGGAGCTACTGAGCTCATTTTGGATATATTAAAAG AGATCGATGTCAAGGATGTCCAGCCATCAGTAATTGCTGCAGCCGCAGTCTTAGCTGCTTCCCATGATGAATTAACTATGAAAACAATGGAGGTTAAGTTGAGTtttatctcatccattagaAAA GAAAGCGTGCATTCCTGTTTCGACTTaatgaaggaaataaagaaGGGAAAACCTAAGACGCCGGAATCG GTTGGATTGTCGGTTGAATGTCATCTACCAACTTTATGGTGTCCATTTCCCAGTGCCCAAGAAAGTTCGTTCTTCAGCCAGTGA
- the LOC127804256 gene encoding cyclin-D5-1-like isoform X1, protein MDASATSFSLSSLLCQETESSLNDSQEDCRCSDLNPCSVSESEEEYVQNLIQKESSFESDQCVPELVCRVLGESWLKCARSASVKWILNTSALFGFHFGTAYLSLIYFDRFLSKRSIDNGKMWAIRLLSVACVSLAAKMEECEVPSLSQYHMDDYNFESCVIERMELLVLNTLEWKMASITPFAYLHCFVAKFCLQNREFRPKELISGATELILDILKEIDVKDVQPSVIAAAAVLAASHDELTMKTMEVKLSFISSIRKESVHSCFDLMKEIKKGKPKTPESVLSTNLNSINVFENSSFASAVGSKRRLTYTDCDLHCPLQKVHRT, encoded by the exons ATGGATGCCTCTGCCACTTCATTTTCACTCTCCAGCCTCCTCTGCCAAGAAACCGAGTCTTCTCTGAATGATTCGCAAGAAGATTGTCGCTGTTCTGACTTGAATCCGTGTTCCGTCTCTGAATCCGAGGAAGAGTACGTGCAGAACCTGATCCAGAAGGAGAGCAGTTTCGAATCCGATCAATGCGTGCCTGAACTCGTTTGTCGGGTCCTGGGAGAAAGCTGGCTCAAATGCGCCCGCTCGGCCTCCGTCAAATGGATTCTTAAT ACAAGCGCGTTATTCGGCTTTCACTTCGGCACAGCTTATCTTTCGTTGATATACTTCGATCGCTTCCTCTCGAAGCGATCCATTGAT AATGGGAAAATGTGGGCTATTCGATTGTTATCAGTGGCGTGTGTATCACTGGCCGCGAAAATGGAGGAATGCGAAGTGCCATCATTGTCGCAGTATCATATGGATGATTACAATTTCGAAAGCTGTGTGATTGAGAGAATGGAGTTGCTCGTCTTGAACACCTTGGAATGGAAAATGGCGTCCATCACTCCTTTTGCTTATCTCCATTGTTTTGTCGCCAAGTTCTGTCTCCAGAACAGAGAGTTTAGGCCAAAAGAATTAATCTCTGGAGCTACTGAGCTCATTTTGGATATATTAAAAG AGATCGATGTCAAGGATGTCCAGCCATCAGTAATTGCTGCAGCCGCAGTCTTAGCTGCTTCCCATGATGAATTAACTATGAAAACAATGGAGGTTAAGTTGAGTtttatctcatccattagaAAA GAAAGCGTGCATTCCTGTTTCGACTTaatgaaggaaataaagaaGGGAAAACCTAAGACGCCGGAATCGGTATTGTCGACTAATTTGAATTCTATCAATGTTTTTGAGAATTCTTCATTTGCCTCAGCTGTTGGCAGCAAGAGAAGACTAACTTACACCGACTGTGATCTGCATTGCCCTTTACAGAAAGTCCATCGGACTTAG
- the LOC127803267 gene encoding uncharacterized protein LOC127803267: MVEGFLCNLSINSTVTSSSRKCSIPNFVGTEDEERAKTRNRHWNSIHNPRVTLGEGAIRGRWQGPNLAKYPSTAVLAKYPNTAVLQGAYCLGPSPIRTGRGTQVCIVWGVKCFGGKEMKAQLGDITIHEIPICLGNGKLKVIEFHGD; encoded by the exons ATGGTTGAGGGGTTTCTGTGTAATTTATCCATCAATTCTACTGTCACCTCTTCAAGTCGAAAGTGTTCAATCCCTAACTTCGTCGGTACCGAAGACGAAGAAAGGGCGAAAACCAGAAACCGCCATTGGAACAGTATTCACAATCCCAG GGTAACCCTCGGGGAAGGAGCAATAAGAGGGCGTTGGCAAGGTCCTAATCTAGCCAAATATCCATCTACAGCAGTCCTAGCCAAATATCCAAATACGGCAGTCCTACAGGGTGCTTACTGCCTAGGTCCTTCCCCCATAAGG ACTGGAAGGGGGACGCAGGTATGTATTGTTTGGGGCGTCAAGTGTTTTGGGGGAAAGGAAATGAAAGCACAACTTGGTGATATAACGATTCACGAAATTCCTATCTGCTTAGGAAATGGGAAGCTCAAGGTCATTGAGTTTCACGGTGACTAA
- the LOC127804782 gene encoding BTB/POZ and TAZ domain-containing protein 4-like, protein MAGEDYASIGRKVPPPEPPLPGPAMRNYPQRGLLMNEMPIRGYNCVSTSTRDLWECLFDEGYRADVVINTEDGGIVYGHASILGVASPVLKSMLKQTKRHGHRRSISIRGVPHAAVQIFIRFLYSSCYDPEAMKKYVIHLLVLSHVYVIPHLKRFCEWKLEQGMLTIDNVVDTFQLALLCDAPRLSIICHRFILKNFKAVSATEGWEIMKQSHPVLEKAVLMSVVEEESRQKEKIRKLNERKVYLQLYEAMEALVHIYRDGCRTIGPHDKVLKEDQGPCHYASCKALELLVRHFAGCKMRTPGGCIRCKRMWQLLELHSHLCADSDRCRVPLCRNFKQRRSTKQKKEDIKWRILVRKILTTKTISGAPCFSMESS, encoded by the exons ATGGCAGGTGAGGACTACGCATCAATTGGCAGAAAAGTTCCTCCACCAGAACCTCCATTGCCTGGTCCTGCAATGAGAAATTATCCTCAAAGGGGGttgttgatgaatgaaatgCCGATAAGAGGATACAACTGTGTCTCCACCTCAACCAGGGATTTATGGGAATGTCTTTTTGATGAAGGTTACAGAGCAGATGTTGTCATTAATACGGAGGATGGTGGCATTGTTTATGGACATGCTAGTATCCTG GGCGTGGCTTCTCCTGTCTTGAAAAGCATGTTAAAGCAAACGAAAAGACATGGTCATAGGCGATCAATCTCTATCCGTGGAGTACCACATGCTGCAGTTCAAATTTTCATTAGATTTTTATACTCTTCCTG TTATGATCCAGAAGCAATGAAGAAATATGTCATTCATTTGTTAGTGCTGTCACATGTATATGTTATCCCCCACTTGAAGAGATTCTGTGAGTGGAAATTAGAGCAGGGAATGCTCACCATAGATAATGTAGTTGACACTTTCCAACTTGCACTACTCTGTGATGCACCTCGACTTAGCATCATTTGCCACCGTTTCATTTTGAAGAACTTCAAAGCTGTTTCTGCCACAGAAGGATGGGAAATCATGAAACAGAGCCATCCGGTGCTAGAGAAGGCAGTTTTGATGTCTGTAGTTGAAGAAGAATCT AggcaaaaagagaaaattagaaagttGAACGAGAGAAAAGTCTATTTACAACTGTACGAGGCAATGGAAGCTCTGGTTCACATCTATAGGGATGGATGTAGGACAATTGGCCCTCACGATAAGGTTCTTAAGGAGGATCAGGGTCCTTGCCATTATGCATCTTGTAAGGCGCTGGAGTTGCTTGTCAGACACTTTGCTGGCTGCAAGATGAGGACCCCCGGTGGCTGCATTCGTTGCAAGCGGATGTGGCAGCTTTTGGAATTACACTCCCATCTCTGTGCTGATTCTGATCGCTGTAGAGTTCCTTTATGCAG GAACTTCAAGCAAAGGAGATCAACAAAGCAGAAGAAAGAGGATATTAAGTGGAGAATATTGGTGAGGAAGATCTTGACAACAAAGACCATTTCTGGAGCACCATGCTTCTCTATGGAATCTTCATGA